In the genome of Dyadobacter fermentans DSM 18053, the window AGTTTTTGGTTCAGGTCCACGGCCTTGATGCGCTGCTCGGCCATCGTGTTGCTGCTCACGCCTACATTCTGAAGGCTGTCAATGTCCTGGATTTTTTTTGAAATCTGCGTTTTCAGGCTCATAATGTCTTCCTGTTTCGGCATCACTTCGTCGTGGATCGCAAGCACTTCGGTTTCGAGGCCGGCTACCTTTTCCTGGTCTTTGTCGGTTCCGCAAGCCAGGCTGAATGCAGCCAGTAATGATAGAAGGATAAGGTTTTTCATGTAGAACAGAGTTTGTCGATGTAAGTACAGCGTTTTCAGCCTTTCAGAATCATTTCGCGCGCATTGTGCAGCACGGCTTCCGACGGGTTATTTCCGCCGATCATCTGGGCGATCTCCTGTACACGTTCATCGATGGTGAGTTTTTTAATCCTGCTGACAGTCCTGTCGGAGGAATGGTCCTTATAAACGAAATAGTGCGCGTCGCCGCTGCTGGCGATCTGATGGAGGTGTGTGATGGCAATAATCTGGTGGTTAATAGCCATATTATGCATCATTTTACCCATTTTCTTGGCGATCTCGCCCGAAACACCCGTATCGATCTCGTCGAATATAATGGTCGGCAGCTTTCGCTTGTCGGCGAGTATATATTTAATAACCATCATCAGCCGGGAAAATTCCCCGCCGGAGGCGACTAATTTCAATTCCTGCGGCACAATGCCCTTATTCCCGCTGAAAAGAAACGTTACCGAATCGATTCCGGTCGTGGAAGGCGCTGTTTCGTTGATCTGGATGCTCAGCGACGCGTTAGGAATCCCCAGCTCGATCAAACGGTCCAGAATGAGTTTTTCAATGGCCTTCGTCACGTTCCTTCGCCGCTCGGAAAGCACTTTCGCGCCGGCGAGCATTTGGTCGTGGGCTTGTAGCGCTTTTTTTTCAGCAGCCGCGAGGGCATCGTCCAGGTTGAGTACAATGCTCAGTTTCTCCTGCAACTCCGCTTCGAGCTCCAACAGCTGCTCGACGCCCGACACCTGGTGTTTTTTCAATAATGAATAAATCAGGTCGAGGCGCTCCTGCACGACCTCCGTGCGCGCCGAGTCGAGTTCGACATTGCCGTTTACCTGGTCGATCTCATCGGCAAGATCGCGCAGCTCGATAAGCGCACTTTGCGCGCGCTGGCGCAACACGTCATATTCCGACACGAGGCGCGATGCCTGCGTAAGCGAGCTGACGGCGTTTTTCAACAAATCGAGTGCAGAATTTTCGGGATTGTCCAGGTATTCATGCGCCAGTTGAAGCCGCTCCTTAATCTCCACGGCGTTTTCAAGGATCGTGAGCTCCTGTTCCAGCTTTTCCTGCTCTCCGGCCTTTAAACCCGCATTATTCAACTCCTGGAAGAGGAATTGGTCATAATCGAATTCTTTGCGGAGCTGGTGCGCCTGCTTTTTCAGCTCGTCGGAAGCTTTCAGCGCTTCGCGGTATGCATTGAAATTTGCCTGGAATGCTTTCAGCAGGTCGCCGTTTTCGGCATAGGCGTCCACCACGCGCAACTGAAATTCGTTGTTGCCGAGCAATATCGAATCGTGCTGGGAATGGATATCGAGCAGTTGCATGCCGATTTTCCGGAGAATTTCGAGGTTAACCGGCGTATCGTTGATAAATGCCCTGGATTTGCCGGCAGCGGAAATTTCACGCCGCACAATGCATTCGTCTGAAAAGTCGAGATTTTCATCCTCGAAATTGGGGGCGAGGTCGTAACCTGCCAGGTTGAATGTGCCTTCGATAACGCATTTCTCGCTGCTGTCGTACAAGGACTTAGCGTCCGCCCTATTGCCCAATAGCAAGCCGATCGCCCCAAGCATAATGGATTTACCGGCACCCGTTTCGCCCGTGATGATGTTCAGGCCGGGATCAGGGGACATTTCGAGGTGCTTTATCAGCGCATAATTTTTGATCAATAAATTAGATAGCATGTCTAATTCAGGCCGCCGATTGCCGGAGATAATGCAACCTGGCAACGATGAAGGGAATCAAGTTCGTCTCCGATACGAATATAGCTACGATCTTCCCAATTAAGAAATATAAGCGGAAGTAACCCGGATTTTATAAAGTTGCGTGCCTGCTGGGCGGTACAACGCCGCTATTGTCATCGTACACCAGCTCGTAGAGCTCGCCAACGGCAATTTCGTGCCGGTGGTCGCGGGTGTCTTTCACAATAAGCTGCGTGGCGTCGGCGGAAAGCAGTCTGCCGAAAATCGTGTTTCCGTTTGCGACGACGATGTTGAGGGGATGTTTCAGCAAAACGTCGATTTTGCCTTGTATATCAGCCGGTTTTATCCGAATTAATCTTTTACTCATATTACATGGACAGCCGCTGGTACAACTGGGTTTTGGCGGGATCGAGGCTCACGAGCAGGGCATAGGCTTCGGCGCGCTGTTCGGGGAGGCCTTCGATCATGATCTTGTAAAGTTCGTCCGACTTGGCGTCGAAGAAGGAGTTGATCACCAAACTCGCCGGGCGCATTTGATTGACGTCCCTAACGGTATTAAGAAATTCGAGGACCTTCGCGCGGGTTTCGGCCGGATTCTGCGTCGCTACGTCGAGGCCCTGGCGATAGTATTTGTAAAGTCCTTCGCGGAATGGAGTAAATTGTTGGCTTTGAAGGTTTTCGATCAGCCAGTAACGATTTTTTGAATCGGCGTTCGAGTCCCATCCGCGTTTGTTGGGAGAGGAGTTCCGGGCCAGGTTCACCAGGTTGAAAGCTTTCTGGACATAAGGCGATCCGCCCAATTTGCTGAATGAGTCGTAATCGAATATCAGTGCGATATTGGCGTAGAAGGCCAGGATGTAGGGAAGCTCCTCGGTGTAGCTGTTTTCATTGAAATACAGCTGTGTGCTGGGCAGATATGTGAATGCGAAA includes:
- the recN gene encoding DNA repair protein RecN, yielding MLSNLLIKNYALIKHLEMSPDPGLNIITGETGAGKSIMLGAIGLLLGNRADAKSLYDSSEKCVIEGTFNLAGYDLAPNFEDENLDFSDECIVRREISAAGKSRAFINDTPVNLEILRKIGMQLLDIHSQHDSILLGNNEFQLRVVDAYAENGDLLKAFQANFNAYREALKASDELKKQAHQLRKEFDYDQFLFQELNNAGLKAGEQEKLEQELTILENAVEIKERLQLAHEYLDNPENSALDLLKNAVSSLTQASRLVSEYDVLRQRAQSALIELRDLADEIDQVNGNVELDSARTEVVQERLDLIYSLLKKHQVSGVEQLLELEAELQEKLSIVLNLDDALAAAEKKALQAHDQMLAGAKVLSERRRNVTKAIEKLILDRLIELGIPNASLSIQINETAPSTTGIDSVTFLFSGNKGIVPQELKLVASGGEFSRLMMVIKYILADKRKLPTIIFDEIDTGVSGEIAKKMGKMMHNMAINHQIIAITHLHQIASSGDAHYFVYKDHSSDRTVSRIKKLTIDERVQEIAQMIGGNNPSEAVLHNAREMILKG
- the porD gene encoding type IX secretion system protein PorD, which translates into the protein MERSIKAFVLIIPLLFAALAPRAHAQEFQFTVNLNYEQLVAQQKTDPQSMSQLQTYMNDFLNNTRWTNDQFGKDEKIKCKLNVNLTRSPQQGNYEANAQLIVSRPVYGSTYETVLFTYVDKNFAFTYLPSTQLYFNENSYTEELPYILAFYANIALIFDYDSFSKLGGSPYVQKAFNLVNLARNSSPNKRGWDSNADSKNRYWLIENLQSQQFTPFREGLYKYYRQGLDVATQNPAETRAKVLEFLNTVRDVNQMRPASLVINSFFDAKSDELYKIMIEGLPEQRAEAYALLVSLDPAKTQLYQRLSM